A segment of the Trifolium pratense cultivar HEN17-A07 linkage group LG7, ARS_RC_1.1, whole genome shotgun sequence genome:
gGGAATGAGTATGTACCTCGCTAGTCTTGATATTAACCGTCGCATTGGGAAATAACGGAAGTTCGTCTCTGTTAATCAATACACAGGTTTCCTCAAGCTTCGATGCATTATCTCGTCGCCTGGTTTTATGGTCTTGCTCTGTAGTAACATCATCAATATCTGCTATAACATTAGAATCAATACCTGGATGAGACACAATGATTGTACTATAAGAACAATCTTCAGGCTGCATAGCTTTGACCATAGAGTACCCTACAAGAAAATTTATGCAATGATTATCAGAAGCAAAAACTTACCAAACATTAACTATGAGATAAAAATGAAACTATATCCAAGAAACACTGAAATACCAACCATatggatcttcaaatatgtcactTGAGAAAGAACtcatatttttctcttcatctGGTTCAACCGATACTGGAACGCCGTGGTTTTGTTCAGTACTGactttttcaatttctttgcaACAATCTCCTACAGATGCAAAGTCTGTTGCTTCACCAGAACCTGTCTTTGAAACAGTAGCTTCGTCATTTTGATTTGCATCGGAGATTTCACATGATTGTGATGAACCACGTGTATGTGTTTCCGATAAAGCGACTTCAGTAGCTGTCTTGGATGCAGACATCTTcctattttgttgattttcatCACTACAAACATTCGATTTAATATCTACGCCACAAACATGTG
Coding sequences within it:
- the LOC123897686 gene encoding uncharacterized protein LOC123897686: MMAWFGNIYQKFENMIIEVESTMVEETVQYLENQIQIVGESVRNFYSDVMEDLIPPSSCSAPVLPIAHCAGSGISNSKKSFRVSKKITAKADTKQSTKDSSINRDSGNFVKANNFISRARPHVCGVDIKSNVCSDENQQNRKMSASKTATEVALSETHTRGSSQSCEISDANQNDEATVSKTGSGEATDFASVGDCCKEIEKVSTEQNHGVPVSVEPDEEKNMSSFSSDIFEDPYGYSMVKAMQPEDCSYSTIIVSHPGIDSNVIADIDDVTTEQDHKTRRRDNASKLEETCVLINRDELPLFPNATVNIKTSEKKWLQPFSLSKKSTRKQEYEELALKHRNNENGKGDRVESLCRTLSEDVSEPEWEFLKIPR